The Candidatus Binataceae bacterium genome includes a region encoding these proteins:
- a CDS encoding LLM class flavin-dependent oxidoreductase has protein sequence MASSRQLHLGAFMRPVSIHTAAWRYPGGLPDANFNFHHLKRFAQTLERGKFDAFFMADHLAVLNMPIQALKRSATVTSFDPLTLLPALAVVTEHLGLIATASTTYNEPYHVARKFASLDHISGGRAGWNVVTSGNPHEAMNFGRDEHLDHSVRYRRAREFVEVVMGLWDSWADDAFIRDVESGIYFDPDKMHVLDHKGEFLKVRGPLNIARPVQGWPVIVQAGASEEGRQLAAETAEMIFAPGSTLANARAFYSDMKGRMDKLGRPREHLSVLPGALVVVGDSVTQARDKRALLDSLVHYDSAIASLSTALGHDVSGLDPDAPLPPIPESNASRSGRERVIELGRREHLSVRQLAQRVGGYAGLAFVGTPSTIADEMEEWLRAEACDGFNVMFPYLPAGLDDFVDRVVPELQRRGIFRREYEGKTLREHLGLPRPSNRFFT, from the coding sequence ATGGCCAGCTCACGACAATTGCACCTGGGTGCATTCATGCGGCCGGTGAGTATCCATACCGCGGCCTGGCGTTATCCGGGCGGTTTGCCCGACGCCAATTTCAATTTCCACCACCTCAAGCGTTTTGCGCAGACCCTGGAGCGGGGCAAATTTGACGCCTTTTTCATGGCCGACCATCTGGCCGTGCTCAACATGCCGATTCAGGCGCTTAAGCGCAGTGCCACTGTCACCTCGTTCGATCCGCTTACCCTGCTACCGGCGTTGGCCGTGGTTACCGAACATCTGGGCCTGATTGCCACCGCTTCCACCACCTACAACGAGCCCTACCACGTGGCCCGCAAATTCGCTTCGCTCGACCATATCAGCGGGGGACGTGCGGGATGGAATGTAGTCACCTCCGGCAACCCGCACGAGGCGATGAACTTCGGCCGCGACGAGCATCTCGACCATTCAGTGCGCTATCGGCGTGCGCGCGAGTTCGTCGAAGTGGTGATGGGGCTGTGGGACAGTTGGGCCGATGACGCCTTCATCCGCGACGTCGAGAGCGGGATCTATTTCGACCCCGACAAAATGCATGTGCTCGATCACAAGGGTGAATTTCTCAAGGTGCGCGGACCGCTCAATATCGCACGGCCGGTCCAGGGCTGGCCCGTGATTGTGCAGGCGGGGGCTTCCGAAGAGGGACGCCAACTGGCGGCCGAGACTGCCGAAATGATCTTTGCTCCGGGTAGTACCTTGGCCAACGCGCGCGCCTTTTATAGCGACATGAAAGGTAGGATGGACAAACTGGGCCGGCCGCGCGAGCATCTCAGCGTACTGCCCGGTGCGCTGGTTGTGGTCGGTGACAGCGTAACGCAGGCGCGCGACAAGCGCGCCCTGCTCGACAGCCTGGTCCATTACGACAGCGCCATTGCCTCGCTCTCCACCGCGCTGGGCCATGACGTGTCGGGACTCGACCCCGACGCGCCGCTACCGCCGATACCGGAAAGCAACGCCAGCCGCAGCGGGCGTGAGCGAGTGATCGAGCTGGGCCGGCGGGAGCATCTTAGCGTGCGGCAACTCGCGCAGCGGGTAGGTGGCTATGCTGGTCTGGCCTTCGTTGGCACGCCCTCCACGATCGCCGACGAGATGGAGGAGTGGCTGCGCGCCGAGGCCTGCGATGGTTTCAACGTGATGTTTCCCTACCTTCCGGCCGGCCTGGATGACTTCGTTGACCGCGTCGTGCCGGAGCTGCAGCGGCGCGGTATCTTCCGGCGCGAGTATGAGGGTAAAACCCTGCGCGAGCATCTGGGTCTGCCTCGTCCGAGCAACCGCTTCTTCACCTAA
- a CDS encoding sulfotransferase domain-containing protein, producing the protein MRLPDFIGVGPPRTGTTWLNGVLAARVGLPAKVKETDFFANRYNRGIHWYSAHFRHCEEMPVVGEFSPTYFHLPLARQRINQHLKAPKIICTLRDPVARLYSQYRLRARRDPKQLSLAAAIRADPDLLAPSCYAEHLEAWFDIFGRQNVYVTFYEDLLASPMAFVNGVCRFLKVPEIDLATSVAARRSGLRNAATHAPKRPRIAALTRELQLGLQAYGYHGTDRMIGRLKIWRWCSQPGRPFAPLTPDQELPLRERFLPDIERLERLLGCDLSAWKVPGGVAPGEPAMTSLAVDL; encoded by the coding sequence GTGAGATTGCCCGACTTTATTGGGGTTGGACCGCCACGGACGGGAACTACGTGGCTCAATGGGGTTCTGGCCGCGCGGGTGGGGCTGCCGGCCAAGGTCAAAGAGACCGATTTCTTTGCCAACCGTTATAATCGCGGCATCCACTGGTACAGTGCCCATTTCCGCCATTGTGAGGAAATGCCGGTGGTTGGCGAATTCAGCCCTACCTATTTTCATCTGCCGCTGGCGCGACAGCGGATTAACCAGCATCTCAAAGCGCCCAAAATCATTTGCACTTTGCGCGATCCCGTGGCTCGGCTTTACTCCCAATATCGCCTTCGGGCGCGACGCGACCCCAAGCAGCTCTCCCTCGCTGCCGCCATCAGGGCGGATCCGGACTTGCTCGCTCCCAGTTGTTATGCCGAGCATTTGGAGGCCTGGTTTGACATTTTTGGTCGCCAGAACGTGTATGTCACATTTTACGAAGACCTTTTGGCCTCCCCCATGGCCTTCGTCAACGGGGTGTGCCGCTTCCTGAAGGTCCCGGAAATCGATCTGGCGACCTCGGTGGCAGCTCGACGCTCCGGGCTCAGGAATGCTGCCACCCATGCCCCCAAGCGGCCGCGTATCGCGGCACTGACCCGAGAACTGCAACTGGGCTTGCAAGCTTACGGTTATCACGGAACGGACCGGATGATTGGCCGGCTCAAGATTTGGCGTTGGTGCTCGCAGCCGGGCCGCCCATTTGCGCCCTTGACACCGGATCAGGAGTTGCCTCTGCGAGAGCGGTTCCTGCCCGATATCGAGCGGTTGGAACGGCTGCTCGGTTGCGACCTGTCGGCCTGGAAGGTGCCTGGCGGGGTCGCGCCAGGTGAGCCTGCCATGACTTCGCTGGCGGTCGATCTGTGA
- a CDS encoding MFS transporter, translated as MAEPVFPSPAEVAPEVEQDDTGPVSVSMFRALRHRNFKLYFFGQATSLIGTWMQSAAQAWLILRLTNSSMMLGVVSFANYLPVLLMTTFAGVVVDRVDRRRLITATQILLMLSAMVLAALTWLGVVRPIHVIILAAFNGIVSSFDMPGRQAFVVKMVNLEDLSNAIALNSLIVNGARVVGPAVAGILIAAVGTATCFFLNGLSYLAVIWSLLAMTLATEEVHVKHSSMLERLREGFSYVRHHQPTLYLLLLSAVANGVASQYAVLVPIFARNILHGEARDYGFLMAAQGLGAMVGAFILAIRVGDARELSWMLGLGLLLMAVATSLFSFSPWLGLSLAAQALIGMGLIGSRTTTNTLLQISVPDELRGRVMSFFTLSAIGMLPFGALGVGFVGQHLTPQLAVQLCALVGLLCGAVVLMRLRIIAGDPRPSA; from the coding sequence ATGGCCGAGCCAGTTTTTCCAAGCCCAGCGGAGGTCGCTCCCGAGGTCGAGCAGGACGATACCGGACCAGTATCGGTATCGATGTTTCGAGCACTGCGCCATCGCAACTTTAAGCTTTACTTTTTCGGCCAGGCCACCTCGCTTATCGGCACCTGGATGCAAAGCGCGGCCCAGGCCTGGCTAATTCTTAGATTGACCAATTCCTCGATGATGCTGGGAGTGGTCTCGTTCGCCAACTATCTTCCGGTGCTGCTGATGACCACTTTTGCCGGGGTGGTGGTGGACCGGGTCGATCGGCGCCGACTGATTACCGCGACGCAGATTTTGCTGATGCTCAGCGCGATGGTGCTGGCGGCGCTTACCTGGTTGGGAGTGGTGCGGCCGATCCACGTCATCATCCTGGCCGCCTTCAACGGCATCGTCAGCTCCTTTGATATGCCCGGCAGGCAGGCTTTCGTGGTCAAGATGGTCAATTTAGAAGATCTCTCCAATGCCATCGCGTTAAACTCGCTGATCGTTAACGGGGCGCGGGTGGTGGGGCCCGCGGTGGCCGGCATATTGATCGCCGCGGTGGGCACCGCCACTTGCTTTTTCCTCAACGGCTTGAGCTATCTGGCGGTGATTTGGAGTCTTTTGGCGATGACCCTGGCCACAGAGGAGGTGCACGTCAAGCATTCCTCGATGCTGGAGCGGTTGCGCGAAGGTTTCAGCTACGTTCGCCATCACCAGCCCACCCTCTACCTGCTGCTCTTGTCGGCGGTGGCCAACGGGGTGGCCTCGCAGTACGCCGTGTTGGTGCCGATTTTTGCCCGCAACATCCTACATGGCGAGGCGCGCGACTATGGCTTCCTGATGGCGGCCCAAGGGCTGGGTGCAATGGTTGGCGCCTTCATTCTGGCCATCCGGGTAGGCGACGCCCGCGAATTGTCCTGGATGCTCGGGCTGGGACTGCTGCTCATGGCGGTGGCGACCTCGCTCTTCAGCTTCTCGCCCTGGCTGGGATTGTCGCTAGCCGCGCAAGCGCTGATCGGAATGGGGCTGATCGGATCGCGCACCACCACAAACACCCTGCTCCAGATCTCGGTTCCCGACGAACTGCGTGGGCGGGTAATGAGTTTCTTTACCCTGTCGGCGATCGGGATGCTGCCCTTTGGCGCGCTGGGGGTGGGGTTTGTCGGCCAGCACCTCACTCCTCAATTGGCAGTGCAGTTATGCGCGCTCGTCGGCCTGCTATGCGGCGCCGTAGTCCTGATGCGGCTTAGGATCATTGCCGGCGATCCGCGTCCCTCGGCATAA
- a CDS encoding amidohydrolase family protein, whose translation MDDLNCYKLISCDDHLDLGYLPTDLWTSRLPARYTRRAPHVEEREGRGWWISGDTVWGPWRGIRPKGAVTPPPYLTALERGGHSDLSDLRPGNPKLRLADMDRDGVHTQLIFGPITSIIEEDQEFRDACHRAYNDWLAEFCAYAPERFLGVPMLPWSPASATAELSRLAKGGRFKQVNLALAGIQPGISDPAWEPFWSALEDSGLILSFHVTVFVVGARRDDPAAGTPAGTFSATKNFVAGFLDSFVDLFAWGILERHPGIKIVLAEAGAGWLPWVVQELDYRYWRLWEAKEYWADKGGIPLREKPSDLFKRQIYPTFQEDHVAMALIDFFGPDHLLWGSDYPHPDSVWPNSRAAIERQMGRLAPELRKKLTHDNAAKLYRLNI comes from the coding sequence ATGGATGACCTCAACTGTTACAAGCTGATTTCATGCGACGATCACCTGGATCTGGGCTATCTGCCCACGGACCTATGGACCAGCCGCTTGCCCGCCAGGTATACCAGGCGGGCGCCCCACGTCGAAGAACGCGAGGGTCGCGGCTGGTGGATCAGCGGCGACACGGTGTGGGGGCCCTGGCGTGGGATACGGCCCAAGGGAGCGGTCACGCCGCCGCCCTACCTGACGGCGCTGGAACGCGGCGGCCATTCCGACTTGAGCGACCTGCGGCCCGGTAATCCCAAGCTACGCTTGGCGGATATGGACCGCGACGGGGTCCATACCCAGCTCATCTTCGGGCCGATCACCTCCATTATCGAAGAAGATCAAGAGTTCCGCGACGCCTGCCATCGGGCCTATAACGACTGGCTGGCTGAGTTCTGCGCCTACGCACCCGAGCGTTTCCTGGGCGTGCCGATGCTCCCCTGGAGCCCGGCTTCCGCCACCGCTGAGTTGAGCCGCCTGGCCAAAGGCGGGCGCTTCAAGCAGGTTAACCTCGCGCTAGCAGGTATACAGCCCGGAATCTCAGACCCGGCTTGGGAGCCGTTCTGGAGCGCGTTGGAAGATAGTGGCCTGATCCTCTCGTTCCACGTTACGGTCTTCGTCGTTGGCGCCCGGCGCGACGACCCGGCCGCCGGCACTCCGGCTGGCACTTTCAGCGCGACTAAGAACTTCGTGGCAGGCTTTCTGGATTCCTTCGTCGATCTGTTCGCCTGGGGCATTTTGGAGCGCCACCCCGGGATTAAGATCGTCCTAGCCGAGGCCGGCGCCGGATGGCTGCCGTGGGTGGTCCAGGAACTCGATTACCGTTATTGGCGGCTGTGGGAGGCCAAAGAATATTGGGCCGACAAAGGCGGCATCCCGCTGCGTGAAAAACCCTCCGATCTTTTCAAGCGACAGATTTATCCGACCTTTCAGGAAGACCATGTAGCGATGGCGCTAATCGATTTCTTCGGACCCGACCATCTGCTGTGGGGCTCCGACTATCCCCATCCCGACAGCGTATGGCCCAACTCGCGCGCCGCCATTGAGCGCCAGATGGGCCGCCTCGCCCCCGAGCTGCGCAAGAAGCTCACCCACGATAACGCTGCCAAGCTCTACCGCCTCAACATCTAA
- a CDS encoding molybdopterin-dependent oxidoreductase: MMDVKLVPHHCHWGAFLAEVRDGRVVGVRPFEHDPDPSPLLEAIPAAVHSPMRVAQPMVRQGWLAHGPGNGAGRGREPFVAVSWERALDLVAREIARVKTKHGASAIMGGSQGWSSAGVFHEARVQLRRFLAAAGGFVDQTSNYSFGTALTFLPHLLGSAQAVTGPLTSWSSIARHTRLMVLFGGANPKNTQVTKGGCAAHPTAGWLRELARAGVRVINVSPSRDDGPAAVNAQWLPIRPNTDTAMLLALAHTLVAEERHDGQFVARYCEGFERVRPYLLGESDGQPKDANWAAAITGVPAETIRTLARQMVASRTMLTASWSLQRADHGEQPYWALILLAALVGQIGLPGGGFGFGYGSAAGIAEPPRAFAGPAMESLRNPLGQAIPAARISDCLLNPGRTYDYNGHQGIYPDIRLVYWAGGNPFHHHQDLNKLRRAWQRPETIIVHEPWWTATARHADIVLPATTSLERNDIGGAARDRFVIAMHQAIAPVGEARDDFAIFRDLARRLDCEAQYTGGRDEGGWLHHIYNQFRSGTGAAREVVPEFEEFWRQGYLEIPGRQDEYILFMDFRTDPVKHPLATPSGRIELYSTTIANFGYPDCPPHPTWIEPAEWLGGSLAAAYPLHLVSSQPRDRLHSQMDCGPVSARGKIAGREAIAINPRDALKRGISDGDVVRVYNARGACLAGALITDAVSEGVVRLSCGAWFDPVMNGDEELCAHGNANMLTRDQGTSSVGQGPTSATALVEVERWLAAAPPVRAFTPPVQIEESALQ, encoded by the coding sequence ATGATGGATGTCAAACTGGTCCCTCATCATTGCCACTGGGGCGCGTTCCTGGCCGAGGTCCGAGATGGGCGGGTGGTGGGCGTGCGCCCCTTCGAGCACGATCCCGACCCTTCGCCCCTGCTCGAGGCGATTCCGGCCGCGGTGCACTCGCCGATGCGTGTCGCGCAGCCGATGGTGCGCCAGGGATGGCTGGCTCACGGCCCGGGGAATGGCGCCGGCCGCGGCCGGGAACCCTTCGTGGCGGTATCTTGGGAGCGCGCGCTGGATCTGGTGGCGCGGGAGATCGCCCGGGTCAAGACCAAGCATGGGGCCAGCGCGATCATGGGTGGTTCGCAAGGCTGGAGCTCGGCGGGCGTTTTCCATGAAGCACGTGTCCAACTCCGGCGCTTCCTGGCGGCGGCGGGCGGCTTCGTCGACCAGACTTCCAATTACAGCTTCGGCACAGCGCTGACTTTTCTGCCCCACCTGCTGGGCAGCGCGCAAGCGGTCACCGGACCGCTGACTTCATGGAGCTCGATCGCCCGCCATACCCGCCTGATGGTCCTGTTTGGGGGCGCCAATCCTAAAAACACCCAAGTCACCAAGGGTGGATGCGCCGCCCACCCAACCGCAGGATGGCTACGTGAATTGGCGCGAGCCGGAGTGCGGGTGATCAATGTCAGCCCCAGTCGCGATGACGGCCCTGCGGCCGTGAATGCGCAATGGTTGCCGATTCGGCCCAACACCGACACCGCGATGCTGCTCGCGCTGGCCCATACGCTGGTGGCCGAGGAGCGCCACGATGGCCAGTTTGTCGCGCGCTACTGCGAAGGCTTCGAGCGCGTACGCCCCTATTTGTTGGGTGAGAGCGACGGCCAGCCTAAGGATGCGAATTGGGCTGCGGCGATAACCGGGGTACCGGCCGAGACTATTAGGACGCTGGCCCGCCAGATGGTTGCCAGCCGCACGATGCTGACCGCGTCGTGGTCGTTGCAACGGGCCGATCACGGCGAGCAACCATACTGGGCATTGATTCTGCTGGCGGCACTGGTGGGGCAGATCGGCCTGCCCGGCGGCGGCTTCGGCTTCGGCTACGGTTCGGCGGCGGGAATTGCCGAACCGCCACGCGCCTTTGCGGGGCCGGCGATGGAGAGCCTGCGCAATCCGCTGGGCCAAGCCATCCCCGCCGCCCGCATCAGCGATTGCTTGCTCAACCCAGGCCGCACCTACGATTACAATGGCCATCAAGGGATCTATCCCGACATTCGTCTGGTCTATTGGGCCGGCGGCAATCCCTTCCACCATCATCAGGATCTCAACAAGCTGCGCCGCGCCTGGCAGCGGCCCGAGACGATCATCGTCCACGAGCCATGGTGGACTGCGACCGCTCGTCACGCCGACATCGTGCTCCCGGCGACCACTTCGCTGGAGCGCAACGATATCGGCGGCGCGGCGCGCGATCGATTCGTGATCGCGATGCATCAGGCGATAGCGCCCGTGGGTGAAGCGCGCGACGACTTCGCGATCTTTCGCGACCTCGCGCGCCGGCTGGACTGCGAAGCCCAGTACACAGGCGGCCGCGACGAGGGGGGCTGGTTGCACCATATTTACAACCAGTTCCGCTCCGGCACCGGAGCGGCGCGCGAAGTGGTGCCCGAATTCGAGGAATTTTGGCGCCAGGGCTATCTGGAAATTCCCGGGCGCCAAGACGAATACATTCTATTCATGGACTTTCGCACCGATCCTGTAAAACATCCCCTAGCCACGCCCTCGGGCCGCATCGAGCTGTATTCCACCACAATTGCCAATTTCGGCTACCCCGATTGCCCGCCGCATCCGACCTGGATCGAACCCGCCGAATGGCTGGGCGGGAGTCTGGCCGCGGCCTACCCGCTGCATCTGGTCTCAAGCCAGCCACGCGACCGCCTGCACAGCCAGATGGACTGCGGCCCGGTCAGCGCGCGCGGCAAGATTGCCGGCCGCGAAGCCATTGCGATTAATCCCCGCGACGCGCTCAAACGCGGTATCAGCGACGGCGACGTGGTGCGGGTTTATAACGCGCGCGGCGCTTGCCTGGCGGGCGCGCTGATAACCGACGCCGTCAGCGAGGGAGTCGTGCGGCTTTCTTGCGGTGCATGGTTCGACCCTGTAATGAACGGCGACGAAGAACTGTGCGCGCATGGCAACGCCAACATGCTGACCCGCGATCAGGGCACCTCCAGCGTAGGCCAGGGCCCTACTTCGGCCACCGCCCTGGTGGAAGTCGAGCGCTGGCTAGCTGCTGCGCCCCCGGTGCGCGCCTTCACACCACCGGTGCAGATCGAAGAGTCGGCTCTGCAATAG